In a single window of the Acidobacteriota bacterium genome:
- a CDS encoding class I SAM-dependent methyltransferase: MNATMPQEMQQHTYAIMDRVEDSHWWFVGRRAILESFLTRICSSLAPRHSPLKILDVGCGTGANIEMLSQYGDAEGVDVSDDALEFCRKKGLKVQKGLAEKLPYDDATFDLTTALDVIEHLDDDVAGLKEMHRVTKTGGYSLFFVPAFMWLWGVQDDISNHRIRYTRAQIVKRIEKAGYTVERATYANFTFFAPILGGRVFMKLTGIKPESENIINVSALNGLFGKLFSAERHWLSRMNFPFGVSIVIVAKKR; this comes from the coding sequence ATGAACGCGACGATGCCGCAAGAAATGCAACAACACACCTACGCGATAATGGACCGCGTAGAGGATTCGCATTGGTGGTTCGTCGGCCGCCGGGCGATACTCGAAAGTTTTCTAACCCGGATCTGCTCGTCACTCGCCCCTCGTCACTCGCCACTAAAGATCCTCGATGTCGGCTGCGGAACAGGAGCGAACATCGAAATGCTGTCGCAATACGGCGATGCCGAAGGCGTTGACGTTTCGGATGATGCATTGGAATTTTGCCGCAAAAAGGGGCTGAAAGTTCAGAAAGGCCTCGCGGAAAAGCTGCCGTACGATGATGCGACGTTCGATCTGACGACCGCTCTCGACGTTATCGAACACCTCGACGACGATGTCGCCGGACTCAAAGAAATGCACCGCGTGACAAAAACCGGCGGCTATTCGCTGTTTTTCGTGCCGGCGTTCATGTGGCTTTGGGGCGTGCAGGACGACATTTCGAATCACCGCATCCGCTACACGCGGGCACAGATCGTCAAACGTATCGAAAAGGCGGGCTACACCGTCGAACGCGCGACTTATGCGAATTTCACTTTCTTTGCACCGATCCTCGGCGGCCGCGTATTCATGAAACTTACCGGCATCAAACCCGAATCCGAGAACATTATCAACGTATCGGCACTCAACGGCCTTTTCGGAAAGCTCTTTTCCGCAGAGCGGCACTGGCTCAGCCGAATGAATTTTCCATTCGGCGTTTCTATTGTTATCGTTGCTAAAAAAAGGTAG
- a CDS encoding type II toxin-antitoxin system VapC family toxin, which translates to MPLKFLLDTNVCINYLNDPLSKVSSVIRSTPANEIAVCSIVKAELFFGSRKSKNPTVNLAKQLRFLDHFASFPFDDRAANEYADIRALLAAKGQLIGPYDMQIAAIAVANGLTLVTHNTSEFSRIADLNITDWEE; encoded by the coding sequence TTGCCGCTAAAGTTCCTTTTAGACACAAACGTTTGCATAAACTACCTGAATGACCCACTTTCGAAGGTGAGTTCGGTTATTCGCTCAACTCCGGCCAACGAGATCGCCGTCTGCTCGATAGTAAAAGCTGAACTATTCTTCGGTTCGAGGAAAAGCAAGAACCCGACAGTGAATCTTGCGAAGCAATTGCGGTTTCTAGATCATTTTGCGTCATTCCCTTTTGATGATCGTGCGGCGAATGAATATGCGGACATCCGTGCTTTGTTGGCGGCAAAAGGCCAGTTGATAGGACCGTATGACATGCAAATAGCCGCGATCGCTGTCGCAAATGGACTCACTCTGGTCACACACAATACGTCAGAGTTTTCGCGGATAGCGGATCTGAACATTACTGATTGGGAAGAGTAG
- a CDS encoding glycosyltransferase family 2 protein, giving the protein MSSNPELSLFLPVLDEEDNLRPMHAKIQAALETLGKTAEVIFVDDGSTDRSLEILKEIAASDDRVRVISLRRNYGQTAAMSAGIDAAKGEILIPMDADLQNDPADIAKLLKKLDEGYDVVSGWRKNRQDKMISRKIPSKIANRIVSWIGGVPLHDYGCSLKAYRREVIQDVKLYGEMHRFIPIYASWAGARVAEIPVDHHARTMGRSKYGISRTIKVIFDLMTIKFMAEYHTKPIYVFGAFGMIAFLISMAASIWALVLKFGYNVSFILTPLPVIAVVMLAISVQFFLMGLLAELLVRTYHESQDKAIYAVRERIGF; this is encoded by the coding sequence ATGTCATCAAACCCTGAACTATCATTATTTCTTCCCGTGCTTGATGAGGAGGACAATCTGCGGCCGATGCACGCCAAAATACAGGCGGCGCTCGAAACGCTGGGCAAGACCGCCGAGGTCATTTTCGTTGATGACGGATCAACGGATAGGTCTCTGGAGATATTGAAAGAGATCGCTGCATCGGACGACCGCGTTCGCGTAATTAGCTTGCGGCGAAATTACGGTCAGACCGCTGCGATGAGTGCCGGCATCGACGCCGCAAAAGGCGAGATACTCATCCCGATGGACGCCGACCTGCAGAACGATCCTGCTGATATAGCAAAACTGCTCAAAAAGCTCGACGAAGGCTACGACGTCGTCTCAGGCTGGCGAAAGAACCGCCAGGACAAGATGATCTCGCGAAAAATTCCGTCAAAGATCGCGAACAGGATCGTATCGTGGATAGGCGGCGTGCCGCTGCACGATTACGGCTGCTCGCTCAAGGCATATCGCCGCGAGGTCATACAGGACGTAAAGCTCTACGGCGAGATGCACCGCTTTATACCGATATACGCAAGCTGGGCGGGAGCACGCGTCGCCGAGATACCGGTCGATCACCACGCCCGCACGATGGGCAGATCGAAATACGGCATCTCACGCACCATCAAGGTGATATTCGACCTGATGACCATCAAGTTCATGGCCGAATATCACACAAAGCCGATCTACGTTTTCGGTGCTTTCGGGATGATCGCATTTTTGATCTCGATGGCGGCGAGCATCTGGGCATTGGTGCTCAAATTCGGCTACAACGTCTCTTTCATATTGACGCCGCTGCCCGTGATCGCAGTTGTGATGCTTGCGATATCGGTGCAGTTCTTTCTGATGGGCCTTCTCGCCGAACTCCTCGTTCGCACTTACCACGAATCGCAGGACAAAGCGATATATGCGGTGCGGGAGAGGATAGGATTTTGA
- the asnB gene encoding asparagine synthase (glutamine-hydrolyzing) — protein MCGIAGWINLDTTKAEQNADAVLHSMCERIVHRGPDSEGVWLDDTVALGMRRLSIIDLHTGDQPVFSCDRSVVVMMNGELYNYREVRAELEKKGHKFKTNSDTEILPHLYEEYGEDLLEHVNGMYAFSLWDTKRKKLIIARDRFGEKPLYYGVFDGKLIWASEPKAILAHPDVTPELDLNALRHYVSYDYVPAPMSIYKGISKLPAAHVLTVDGGEVQIRRYWDLRWDDGSPAKPQGHKGTLSERAEELKNLLSDAVRMRLVSDVPLGILLSGGVDSSAIAAFAVQHATEKVKTFSIGFEEDSFDESRFARQVAHRLGTEHYEATLSVDTAADLISDIGSWLDEPLSDGSLIPTYMLARFVRHHVTVALGGDGGDELFAGYPMYYGHRVARAYKMIPAFLRSGLIEPVVRALPVSTKNLSFEYRAKRFVRSANYDVVTRHHSWFGSFSPDEQRQLFTADVNAAADADIYDIARELLKHCDADNDIERMQYLDINLYLAEDILTKVDRAAMAVSLETRAPFLDPRIGEFAASLPVNYKLRGSTGKYILKRSLNGILPNEILNRPKKGFGIPVAEWLKGRLNPLMRDMLSPDRLKRQGLFEPAFVEQLIREHESGAASHHKQLWTLLVFQLWHDRFLQ, from the coding sequence ATGTGCGGAATAGCAGGGTGGATAAACCTGGACACAACCAAAGCTGAACAAAACGCCGATGCGGTGCTGCACTCGATGTGTGAACGGATCGTGCATCGCGGTCCGGACAGCGAAGGCGTGTGGCTTGATGACACGGTCGCTCTCGGCATGCGTCGGCTTTCGATCATCGACCTGCACACCGGCGACCAGCCTGTGTTTAGCTGCGACCGCTCGGTCGTCGTGATGATGAACGGCGAGCTCTATAACTATCGCGAAGTACGTGCGGAGCTCGAAAAGAAAGGCCACAAGTTCAAGACGAATTCAGACACTGAAATACTGCCGCATCTTTACGAAGAGTACGGCGAAGATCTGCTCGAGCATGTGAACGGCATGTATGCGTTCTCGCTGTGGGACACGAAGCGAAAGAAACTCATCATCGCCCGCGACCGTTTCGGAGAAAAGCCGCTCTATTACGGCGTTTTCGACGGCAAGCTGATCTGGGCTTCCGAGCCGAAGGCGATCCTGGCTCATCCCGACGTGACGCCCGAACTCGACCTGAACGCACTCCGCCATTACGTCTCTTACGACTACGTTCCGGCGCCAATGTCCATTTACAAAGGCATCAGCAAGCTGCCGGCCGCCCATGTTCTCACGGTCGATGGCGGTGAGGTGCAGATACGGCGCTACTGGGATCTGAGGTGGGACGACGGCTCTCCCGCAAAGCCGCAAGGCCACAAAGGAACGCTAAGCGAGAGAGCCGAGGAGCTGAAAAACCTCCTATCCGATGCTGTCAGAATGCGGCTGGTGTCGGACGTGCCGCTTGGTATTCTGCTTTCGGGCGGTGTGGATTCTTCGGCGATCGCGGCGTTTGCGGTGCAGCATGCGACGGAAAAGGTAAAGACGTTTTCGATCGGTTTTGAAGAAGATTCTTTTGACGAATCCCGTTTCGCACGGCAAGTCGCACATCGGCTAGGGACGGAACATTACGAAGCGACGCTGAGCGTAGACACCGCCGCCGATCTGATCTCCGACATCGGCTCTTGGCTGGACGAACCGCTCTCTGACGGCTCGCTGATTCCGACATACATGCTTGCCCGTTTCGTACGGCATCACGTTACGGTCGCTCTCGGCGGCGACGGCGGCGACGAGCTTTTTGCGGGCTATCCGATGTACTACGGCCACCGAGTGGCGCGGGCATACAAGATGATTCCGGCGTTTCTGCGTTCGGGGCTGATCGAACCGGTCGTGCGGGCACTTCCCGTCTCGACAAAGAACCTGTCGTTCGAATATCGCGCAAAACGATTCGTGCGATCCGCGAATTATGACGTTGTGACGAGGCATCACTCGTGGTTCGGTTCTTTTTCGCCCGACGAACAGCGGCAGCTTTTCACGGCTGACGTCAATGCTGCCGCCGACGCGGATATTTACGACATTGCCCGCGAACTGCTCAAGCATTGCGACGCAGACAACGACATCGAGCGTATGCAGTATCTCGATATCAATCTCTACCTCGCCGAGGACATTCTCACCAAGGTCGATCGTGCCGCGATGGCAGTCTCATTGGAAACGCGTGCGCCGTTCCTCGATCCGCGTATCGGCGAATTCGCGGCGTCGCTGCCGGTCAATTACAAACTCCGCGGCAGCACCGGCAAATACATACTAAAACGCTCGCTCAACGGCATTTTGCCGAACGAGATCCTGAACCGTCCCAAAAAAGGTTTTGGAATTCCGGTCGCAGAATGGCTGAAAGGCCGTCTGAATCCGCTGATGCGCGACATGCTCTCGCCCGATCGCCTAAAACGGCAAGGCTTATTCGAGCCCGCTTTCGTTGAACAACTGATCCGCGAACACGAATCCGGCGCCGCCAGCCACCACAAACAGCTTTGGACCCTGCTAGTTTTTCAGTTGTGGCATGATCGCTTTCTGCAGTGA